A region of Panicum virgatum strain AP13 chromosome 8N, P.virgatum_v5, whole genome shotgun sequence DNA encodes the following proteins:
- the LOC120685288 gene encoding uncharacterized protein LOC120685288, which yields MSTSSESDNCSSSKSENDTDDASEVLVASIVTLIAMDHSEKYLGKRKRPPPRQSGYQWVMDQLQVNKDCYNMFRMNRHVFARLHETLVENYGLKCTRVMSSVEALGMFLWMCGGPQSFITVENIFKRSTETISRKFSEVLESVNLLAGDIIKPKDLQFRTVHPRLQDDRFSPHFNNCIGAIDGTHVRVVVPANEMIPHIGRHGYPTQNVMAVCDFDMRFTFVVAGWPGSAHDSRIFNDTLCRYSDAFPHPPEGKYYLVDSGYPNKKGFLAPYRGQRYHLPEFQGGQRPSGLKEVFNHAHSSLRNVIERSFGVLKMKWRVLLHMPSFPVEKQKKIIIACMALHNFIRDSALSDELFQMCDEDEEYMPEVDSSEEEEEEVHNSGPSSDDVDMCAFRDFIANSLMADRG from the exons ATGAGCACATCAAGTGAAAGTGACAATTGTTCATCTAGTAAGAGTGAGAATGACACTGATGATGCATCAGAAGTATTGGTAGCATCAATAGTGACTCTCATTGCTATGGATCACAGTGAAAAATATCTTGGGAAAAGAAAGAgacctcctcctcgccagtCTGGGTATCAATGGGTCATGGATCAGCTACAAGTCAACAAAGATTGCTACAACATGTTTCGTATGAATCGTCATGTATTTGCTAGGTTGCATGAAACATTGGTCGAGAATTATGGGCTTAAGTGCACAAGAGTTATGAGCTCTGTTGAAGCCTTGGGAATGTTCTTATGGATGTGTGGTGGTCCTCAATCATTTATCACTGTTGAGAATATATTCAAGCGATCCACTGAAACAATTAGTCGAAAATTTAGTGAAGTCCTAGAGTCTGTCAATCTGCTAGCTGGAGACATCATCAAACCAAAAGATCTACAATTCAGAACAGTGCATCCAAGGCTTCAAGATGATCGGTTTTCACCCCACTTCAACAATTGCATAGGTGCCATTGATGGCACACATGTACGTGTTGTCGTGCCAGCAAATGAGATGATTCCTCACATTGGCCGTCATGGATACCCAACACAGAATGTCATGGCTGTGTGTGATTTTGATATGAGATTCACATTTGTTGTAGCCGGATGGCCTGGATCTGCTCATGACTCTCGAATATTCAATGATACTTTGTGCCGCTACTCAGATGCATTCCCACATCCTCCTGAAG GAAAATATTATCTTGTTGATTCTGGATATCCCAACAAGAAAGGTTTCCTAGCTCCCTACAGAGGGCAAAGGTATCATTTACCTGAATTTCAAGGTGGCCAAAGGCCAAGTGGTCTTAAAGAGGTTTTTAACCATGCTCACTCCTCTCTTCGCAATGTGATTGAACGTTCTTTTGGGGTGCTGAAAATGAAATGGCGAGTTCTATTACATATGCCAAGTTTCCCGGTTGAGAAGCAAAAGAAGATCATCATTGCATGCATGGCACTTCATAACTTTATTCGTGACAGTGCTTTGAGTGATGAGCTATTTCAAATGTGCGATGAGGATGAAGAATACATGCCAGAGGTTGATTcatcagaagaagaagaagaagaagtgcaTAACAGTGGTCCATCATCAGATGATGTTGATATGTGTGCATTTCGTGATTTCATTGCGAACTCCTTGATGGCAGATAGAGGGTAG
- the LOC120684771 gene encoding uncharacterized protein LOC120684771 translates to MEKGKVKTPKAVWDAYATKIFCQICKEETLAGNRPGTTLSSIGYKNLEEKFFAITKRHYPHGKLKNKWDTLKPQYNLWLDLKRAATGLGFDVTKGIITASDEWWEDKIAQNKKYAAFREAPMDNLDELEVMFQNINVTGLSSIIPGVQKTTAPIDVGDDSNENEENIHISHDAKKEGKRKARDVDHTFSPKKKGRNPMVKQVSRLIDVLATSKSKHEQKVEDDIIELMDQAVNAGASEGSDEHFMATQLFVKRENRAVFRSIKTNEGKVAWLKRMYEERKNK, encoded by the exons ATGGAGAAAGGGAAGGTGAAGACACCAAAAGCAGTATGGGATGCATATGCAACCAAAATATTTTGTCAGATATGTAAGGAAGAAACTCTAGCTGGGAATAGGCCAGGGACTACCTTGAGTTCGATTGGGTACAAGAACCTTGAGGAAAAATTTTTTGCTATCACCAAACGACACTACCCACATGGAAAATTGAAGAACAAATGGGATACTTTGAAGCCACAGTACAACTTGTGGTTGGATTTGAAGAGGGCTGCAACCGGTCTTGGTTTCGATGTTACAAAGGGGATAATTACAGCAAGTGATGAATGGTGGGAGGACAAGATAGCG caaaacaagaaatatgCAGCCTTTCGTGAAGCACCTATGGACAACTTAGATGAGCTTGAAGTTATGTTTCAAAACATCAATGTCACAGGTTTATCTTCGATCATTCCGGGAGTTCAAAAAACTACAGCTCCCATTGATGTTGGTGATGATAGTAATGAAAATGAAGAGAACATACACATTTCACATGAtgcaaaaaaagaaggaaaacgcAAAGCTAGAGATGTTGACCATACTTTTAGCCCAAAGAAGAAGGGTAGGAATCCTATGGTTAAGCAAGTGTCACGACTTATCGATGTGTTGGCTACTAGTAAGAGCAAACATGAACAAAAGGTTGAAGATGACATCATAGAGCTCATGGATCAAGCTGTCAATGCAGGGGCTAGTGAAGGGAGTGATGAGCATTTTATGGCCACCCAACTCTTTGTGAAGCGTGAAAACCGTGCAGTGTTTCGTTCCAtcaaaacaaatgaaggaaaGGTGGCTTGGCTGAAGAGGATGTATGAAGAgaggaaaaataaataa